A region of the Flavobacteriales bacterium genome:
GGAAGATATCAGGCTGAGAATGATGTCAATATCGTGGATCATCAAATCCAGAACTACGGAGACATCCGTGCCTCTCGGATTAAATTCGGCAAGACGATGTGCCTCGATGAACATGGGTTGTGAACAATGCTCACGAACCGATGTAAACGCCGGGTTGAAACGCTCCACATGTCCCACCTGAACAACACGTCCGGAGTCAGCTGCCATTTTCACCAACTCCAATGCCTCTTCCGGGGTGTTCGTAATCGGCTTTTCAATAAAGACATGCTTGTTGTTGGCCAGCGCAAGCTTAGCGCATTCGAAATGAGAAAGGGTAGGGGTTACGATATCCAGCGCATCACATTCACTTACCAGTTCATCCACGGAGGAATAACTAGCAATGCCGTACGTTTCACTTGCTGCTTTGCTTTTTTCGATATCCGGATCATGGAAGCCCACCACGTCCCATTCCTGCAGTTCCGCAAGTAGTTTAAGGTGTATGTTTCCCAGATGCCCGGCACCCAGCACTCCTATTTTCATGCCCATGACGTTATCGACCGCGCAAAAATGCGAAATCTTGGGCAAATGCCGCTACACTTTATTTGAGCAAATGCATAAAGGATGCTTCGGTATCGATATGGATCTTTTCCGGAAACTCACCGTGAACAATCAACGTGTTCTCGTGGTGATGCTCAAGTTTTTCCAGGGTTCCACGGTTGAGTAACAGTACGGTACTGTTGCCATGGTGATCCATTCTGTCGAGGATCGTTTCTCCGTTAAATTCACATTGCCAATGTGTCTCGCCGGTGTTTTCCTTGTAGGCGATCTGAATGGTAGGTGTATGGAAGTAGTCGTTCATTCCCACACCATCCAGGCGTATTTGAATTCTCAGGAATCCACCTTCCAGTAATAACAAAGTTTCTGTTAAGCCCAGGTCTTTAAGTGATTTTTTTCCTGACGCATCTTTGTGCAGGTTTATTTGAATTTCACCCTGGTTGATTTCTGAAGAAGTATTCATACAGTAATGTTTTGAGTTGGTTGAAAATTGTGGGGTAAAAGTAACTTCATTGAGCCTCCCTTATGATGAGGGGAGTCATTACAAGACATGATTTTTCTCAGGAAATCAAACGGCAGGTTCGGCCGGATTCTTCCGGTTGCCTAGTTTTTCAAGTCCGAATACCAGCACAAAACCGAGTATGCACAGTGCAATCGCCCAGATCAGGTATGGTTCCGCGTGGTAGTCAAAGGGCCAGACGTTCTTTTGTGTAAGTGGTTTGGTTACTCCGTGGCGATCCGTAAATGTTTCAACGGTAAATTTCCAAGGCCAGACTTTGTTGAGGGAGCCGATCATAAAACCGGTAAGAAGGGCTACGGTCGCATCGTGTTGCTTCCTGAACATCCAGGACAGAATCCGTGAAAAGCTGAGTAAACCGGTAATGCATCCGGCAATGAACGTAAGGATCACCTTTAGGTTAAGGTCGCTCAATGCACCCATGATGAAGGCATACTTCCCCATAATGAGCAGGATAAAGCTTCCTGAAATACCGGGTAATATCATAGCGCAAATGGCAATGCAGCCACATAAATAGATAAACCCAAGGTTGTTGGGTGTTTCAGCAGGAGCGATGGAGGTAATGATAAAAGCAACGATGCTACCGCCTATAATTCCAATGATTGATTTCCAGTTCCATGTTCTGATCTTTCCTGCCACAAACAACGCTGATGCGATGATAAGCCCGAAGAAGAACGACCAGAGGTGAATAGGGTAGGTTTCCAGCAGGAAGGTTATTCTTTTTGATAGGATCAACACGCTTGCTCCAATACCAGCGACGAGGCTCACGAGGAAGAAACCATCCAGTTGTTCCCATACCTCCTTGATTTTTCCCTTAAACAGAAGGGTAATGGTGTTTTTGTTTACCGCTTTGATGGCATTCATCAACCGTTCATAAATTCCGGAAATAAATGCGATCGTCCCTCCGGAAACGCCTGGAACGACATCTGCCGCTCCCATGGCCATGCCTTTCAGACCAATGATCAGGTAATTTTTCATGAGATTGGTATTAGGCGACTTCGAGGGATGAGTCTACCGTTTTGGCATAAGCAAGCAAACCACCTTTTAAGTTTGTGAGATTCTGGTATCCATGCATAGAGGTTAGTGCCTGGATCACGGAAGCGGATCGGGCGCCACTGCGACAATATACCACCACTTCTTCATGCTTTGGTATCTCGTTGATGCGATGTATTACCTGGCTTACGGGGATGTGAATTCCACGGATATTGGCTTGTTCACGTTCATGTGCTTCCCTGACATCAAGCAATGTAACTGCCTGGGTGTCCAAAATATTTTTGAGTGATTCCGGGGTGATCTCTTTCATGATATATGGTTTTCAGGATTGGCGTTTCACCAATTTAGAAGGAAGGAATTCGAAGAAGGTGTCACCCCGGAGTCCCAGTCGGAGGGCTTCAAGCGGGATAACTTCATCCGGGCCAATATTTCCAAGATTGACGTTGGGGCCGAAGTGCTTGATAAACCATGCCTGCTGCGCCTTCTTTGGTGCCTCCCAGAGGATATCTTCGGGTTTTACCTTGGCTACAATTTTGTTAACAAGTGCAACGTGTGCCGTGCCGCTGGGTCTGTAAATACCCACCGTTCCGCTTTCCCTTGCTTCTGCAATCACTTTCCATGACCCCGCCTCCAATTCCGTTTGCATCATCTTGATCCATTTGCCCGGGCTGATAAGGATGCCTTCTTCCTTGGAACCTACTTCTGAGAATACGGTGTAATCCTTAGCATACGACTGAATAAGCTCACATTTTTTATCGTGTTCCAGGACAATGGATCCATCGGAAATCTCAAGAACATCCATTTTGTATTTGTCCAGCACGCTCCGGTAATCCTTTCCCTTTTTTCGAATGGTGAATGCTTCGAAAAGCGTACCGCCGAAATAAGGCTTTAGTCCTGCGTTTCGGTAGATGGCCAGTTTTTCTTCAAGTTTCGTAGCAATCAGAGCGGTTCCGAATCCCAGTTTTACAAAATCCGTGTATGGTCCGCAGGCTTCGCAAAAGTCTTCAGCTTGTCTCAGGCTCAGACCTTTGTCCATCATCATGGTTACACCATGTGTCCGCGGCTGGGTAGGCCTTTCCGGAATATGAGGTAATTCAAAATTCATCTACTTGGTTGGTAAAGCTCGATCAGGTGCGTGATATGAGGGTCGGCTACCAGCTGCGGAAAGGATTCCAGAAATACACTGTGTCCTTTATAATCCAGACTTAATGCCTCTTCGAGATAATGATAGCTTTCCTTGATCTGACCGTTGTTCATAAGGTAACCGCAAATATGATAAAAAAGCTTGGCATAATCCGGATGCTCCCGGCTGCCTTCGATAGCGGTTTGAATCGCCTCCTCATTCCTGCCCTGTGATATCAGGCTGGTCGCAAGATCAATCCAGACTGATGCGGTAAATGGCTCCAGTCGGATCACATTTCGGAATGCCTCTTCAGCTTCGGTAAATTCTCCTTGCATTTGCATGATTTCTCCCATGAAATGCCAGTATTCACTATTGTATTCATCAAGTCGAATGGCCATTCGGATATGCTGAATGGCTTCGGAATACTGAAGTTGATGATATCTGACGATGCCCAATCCAAACCAGGCGTCGGACATATCAGGTTCTTTTCTCAGCGCACGTTTATAATAACGTGCAGCTTTGCCATAGTCTTCCAGGTCTTCCCAGCATTCGCCAATGCAATAAAGTGTTCTGGATGATGGCTGATGATCCAATGCTTTCTCATAAGCCTTGATGGCATCGTTTCGGCGCCCCAGGGCAGAAAGCGTTTCACCCATCTCGAAATGGGCATCTGCATAATCATCCCGGATCAGTGTGGCGTATTCGAATGCATCAAGTGCATTCTCGAATTTTTCCAGTTTGCTATATGCAATGCCCAGGTTGTACCAGGCAGTTTCATGGTAGGGTTGGTTGTCGATCAGGTAACTGTGGAACCGGATGCTTTCCTCGACCTGGTCGGTTACATCAAAACAAAAGGCCAGTTCCCTTAATATTTGGGGATTGCGTGGATTTGCGTCGAATGACTTCTTCAGAAAATTGATGGCCTCCTTGAAGTTACCCAGGTTTTCACATTCAAGCGCTATATCAAGATAAGTCACATCCAGATGTTCCGAATGTAAGATGGCCTGATTGAAACATTCCCGGGCATCATTATGATGATTGAGTTTTGAAAGAATGGCCCCTTTGATAATAAATAACTCAGAAGTGAGCGGATCAATGCTTTCTACTTTTTCGAGTACTTTCAATGCCATCCGCATTCTTCCTGTCGATGCAAGCAATTGGGACTTTGTAAGCAAGAAATTGGTACTGTAAGGATATTGCTGAACTGCGTAACGGGTTGCTTCCAGTGCTTTTCTGGGGTTGTTGCAACCCATATAGAATTGGATGATGTCCTCGAGTTCCAGTGCATCAAAAAAAGTCAGTCTTCCATCCAACTTCATCCGCTCAAATCGCTGAACGGATTTAGGGGTCTTTGGGTCTTGGTTCGGACTGGCTTCTTGCCAAAACATACGATAGGCTCTGCTTTGATTACAAATGTAACAAAAATGGTCGTGGCTGTGGGATTTTGTTTTTAACAGAATCCTGTTGGCAAATCTTCCATGTCGCGACTTGTTACAGGAACTTATCGTGGATTTTTGGTCCAGATCTCCCAAGCTTTCTCTGCCTGCAGACGAAGCATTTCCAGGCCGTTTTTTGCAACGGCATGCCTCTCCAATCCGTGTTGCATGAATTGAGTTACCTCAGGATTGTATATAAGGTCAAAGAAGATATGACCCGGCCCGGTAAACTGATAGGGAATGGGTGGGCATGCGCTGACTTCAGGATACATGCCAAGAGGCGTTGTGTTGATGATCACCAAATGTTCCTTCATGATGCGTTCATCCAATTGATCGTATGCAATTTTATCCCTTCCGGCTTCACGTCCCACCTGTAAAATGTCAAGTCCCATTGCATTCAATACATATAATACGGCTTTGGCTGCTCCGCCACTGCCCAGGACCAGGGCTTTTCGGTGTTCCGGACCCAGCAATGGTTTAAGTGATTGTTGAAAACCGTATGCATCGGAGTTAAAACCAGTCAGTTTTTTATCGGAAGAAATGTGTATCACATTGACAGCGGATATCTGAGCCGCCACCGGGTCCAATTCGTCGAGATATGGAATCACGGCCTCTTTATACGGGATGGTTACATTCAACCCTTTCAGATCCGGTTCCTTTTCCAATACCTCGGGGAATCGTTCAATGTGATCTATGGGGTAATTATTGTATTCGCAATCGGCCATTCCCTCGCGCTCGAATTTCTCCGTGAAATAACCTTTGGAAAAGCTGTGCCCTAGCGGGTATCCGATCAAACCATATTTTTTCATCCCCCAAAGGTAAATGCATTTTCTCAAACCGATTGGTGCAGTTCAGGACTTCCTGGTTAATATCCTAAATCATGCAATAGAAAAAACAATTGCATGACGCATAAGAAAATCCATGATACCAATTGCATGCTTCGGAATACATTCTTGATTTTCTAATGCGGGATAACCCCAGCTAATACATATAGTTCAGCTAGTTCAGCGCGAAAAGCGCTTCCTAATGCATAATCTGGGATTATTTGAGGTACATTTCCTTTCTTTGCGGAATGACAAATCCGGCATGTGATAAATTCGGCGTTTGTGGTGGTTGCAGTCTGCAGGATATGAGCTACCAGGAACAACTGGAACAGAAAAGGGATCAGATATCGTCGTATATCGGTGTGTCCCCGGAAAATATAACGATCCATCATGATGAGCCATATGGCTATCGGAACAGGATGGATTTCATTTTTGGAGATGGGAAGATTGGTCAGCGTGTAAAGGGTAAGTGGTGGCAAACCGTAACCCTTGATGCTTGCCCTATCTCCAACAAGCGACTCAACGAGTTGATGAAAGAGGTGAATGAATGGGTGGCCCCAAGGGCAGACGCCTTTGAGGTGAAGCAAAAAACCGGGACGTTCAAAAATGCAGTGATCCGGACACCGGCATTGGCATCATCGGTTACGTTTGTTATCAATGAAGAAAGTCCGGGTGTTGTTGAGGCCGAGCAATTGGTGCAGGAATTTGCAGATAAAACCACGGCAGATCAGGTGATCATCGGTTACACCCCCAGGGAAAGTGGTGTCAGCGTTGCAGAAAAGATCAAAGTGATAAAAGGTGAGGCGTTTCTGAAAGAGGAAATCCTTGGGCGGCCATTTGAGTTTCATTCCCAGGGTTTTTTCCAGAATAATACTGTGATGGCGGGACAATTGGTGAAATATGTGAGGGAGCGTCTGGCGTCCAGAAACGGAGATGTCTTATTGGATCTTTATGGTGGTGTAGGGGTGTTTGGAATTTGTTGCAGCGACCTTTATAAGGAAGTGATTACCGCGGAAGCGCATTCGGGATCGGTCGAAAGTGCCGGGAAAAACGTGCAGGAGAATGGTTGTACCAATGTACGTTGCATAGAAATGGACATCAAGAATATCCACCTTGTACAGCTTCCGGATAGACCCACCGATGTCATCCTGGACCCGCCAAGAAGCGGGATGATTCCGAAAGCTATTCGTCGCCTGTTGCAACGTCAACCCGATCATATTGTTTACGTTTCCTGTAATCCGAAACAGTTCGGTATGGAGTTGTCTCAGTTCAGAGATGCAGGCTACGAGGTTACCTCTGCTGCCATCTTCGACCTCTTTCCTCAGACGCCTCATGCGGAGCTCGTCACAGAACTCAGCCGTGTTTCCTGATAACCGTTAAGGCTTATAGAACGGAATACCGAACTGCGAGAAGTGATGTTTAAGATGTTTGTATTGAAATCGCAGCCACTGTTCCCGGTTCAGGGGGCCGAACAGGGGATGGATAGGGCGAACGTCCGGATGTGTTCTGTGAAAAACGAAGAACTCCCGTATTTCATCTGCTAGTTGTTCTGTCGCTTCCTTCAGGCCTGGTTTCCGTAGGGGCCACAAACCGGCAGGCATGATGGGGTTCCTGATCCCGCGTTCAAATGGCTTGTTGCTTTGCAGGAACTCGAGGCGCTCAGGGATGGCATCTTCCCTGATTGCCAGTGGAGCTTTGGATCGGCCATTGCTAATGCGCCAGCTTCCTATAACGTGCTCAATCATATGCTGTGGGGTGAGAACACCCCATTCCGGTTGTTGACCTGCAGACAGTTTTGCAAGATCGGACATGATCCCTTCCTTTATATATGTCTCAAATTCTTGATCCATCGAAATTGATTTTAAAGCCAAATTAACAGAATTAATCAAAGACGGGAAACGCGGGCAAGGGGCTATTTCTGTAGGTGAGAATCAAACTTTCGTCATTTAAAAATTTCATTACATTTGTCTGTATCAAAGTTATTCACCTGCATCCCTGATCGTTCCCATTGATATCACTAATGTTATGAAAAAAAACCTGCTATTCTTCGGTGTTTCATTTACGGTTCTTTTGAGTGCCTGTGGCC
Encoded here:
- a CDS encoding Gfo/Idh/MocA family oxidoreductase codes for the protein MGMKIGVLGAGHLGNIHLKLLAELQEWDVVGFHDPDIEKSKAASETYGIASYSSVDELVSECDALDIVTPTLSHFECAKLALANNKHVFIEKPITNTPEEALELVKMAADSGRVVQVGHVERFNPAFTSVREHCSQPMFIEAHRLAEFNPRGTDVSVVLDLMIHDIDIILSLISS
- a CDS encoding DUF368 domain-containing protein → MKNYLIIGLKGMAMGAADVVPGVSGGTIAFISGIYERLMNAIKAVNKNTITLLFKGKIKEVWEQLDGFFLVSLVAGIGASVLILSKRITFLLETYPIHLWSFFFGLIIASALFVAGKIRTWNWKSIIGIIGGSIVAFIITSIAPAETPNNLGFIYLCGCIAICAMILPGISGSFILLIMGKYAFIMGALSDLNLKVILTFIAGCITGLLSFSRILSWMFRKQHDATVALLTGFMIGSLNKVWPWKFTVETFTDRHGVTKPLTQKNVWPFDYHAEPYLIWAIALCILGFVLVFGLEKLGNRKNPAEPAV
- a CDS encoding rhodanese-like domain-containing protein, encoding MKEITPESLKNILDTQAVTLLDVREAHEREQANIRGIHIPVSQVIHRINEIPKHEEVVVYCRSGARSASVIQALTSMHGYQNLTNLKGGLLAYAKTVDSSLEVA
- a CDS encoding phosphosulfolactate synthase, giving the protein MNFELPHIPERPTQPRTHGVTMMMDKGLSLRQAEDFCEACGPYTDFVKLGFGTALIATKLEEKLAIYRNAGLKPYFGGTLFEAFTIRKKGKDYRSVLDKYKMDVLEISDGSIVLEHDKKCELIQSYAKDYTVFSEVGSKEEGILISPGKWIKMMQTELEAGSWKVIAEARESGTVGIYRPSGTAHVALVNKIVAKVKPEDILWEAPKKAQQAWFIKHFGPNVNLGNIGPDEVIPLEALRLGLRGDTFFEFLPSKLVKRQS
- a CDS encoding tetratricopeptide repeat protein produces the protein MFWQEASPNQDPKTPKSVQRFERMKLDGRLTFFDALELEDIIQFYMGCNNPRKALEATRYAVQQYPYSTNFLLTKSQLLASTGRMRMALKVLEKVESIDPLTSELFIIKGAILSKLNHHNDARECFNQAILHSEHLDVTYLDIALECENLGNFKEAINFLKKSFDANPRNPQILRELAFCFDVTDQVEESIRFHSYLIDNQPYHETAWYNLGIAYSKLEKFENALDAFEYATLIRDDYADAHFEMGETLSALGRRNDAIKAYEKALDHQPSSRTLYCIGECWEDLEDYGKAARYYKRALRKEPDMSDAWFGLGIVRYHQLQYSEAIQHIRMAIRLDEYNSEYWHFMGEIMQMQGEFTEAEEAFRNVIRLEPFTASVWIDLATSLISQGRNEEAIQTAIEGSREHPDYAKLFYHICGYLMNNGQIKESYHYLEEALSLDYKGHSVFLESFPQLVADPHITHLIELYQPSR
- a CDS encoding shikimate dehydrogenase — encoded protein: MKKYGLIGYPLGHSFSKGYFTEKFEREGMADCEYNNYPIDHIERFPEVLEKEPDLKGLNVTIPYKEAVIPYLDELDPVAAQISAVNVIHISSDKKLTGFNSDAYGFQQSLKPLLGPEHRKALVLGSGGAAKAVLYVLNAMGLDILQVGREAGRDKIAYDQLDERIMKEHLVIINTTPLGMYPEVSACPPIPYQFTGPGHIFFDLIYNPEVTQFMQHGLERHAVAKNGLEMLRLQAEKAWEIWTKNPR
- the rlmD gene encoding 23S rRNA (uracil(1939)-C(5))-methyltransferase RlmD, encoding MTNPACDKFGVCGGCSLQDMSYQEQLEQKRDQISSYIGVSPENITIHHDEPYGYRNRMDFIFGDGKIGQRVKGKWWQTVTLDACPISNKRLNELMKEVNEWVAPRADAFEVKQKTGTFKNAVIRTPALASSVTFVINEESPGVVEAEQLVQEFADKTTADQVIIGYTPRESGVSVAEKIKVIKGEAFLKEEILGRPFEFHSQGFFQNNTVMAGQLVKYVRERLASRNGDVLLDLYGGVGVFGICCSDLYKEVITAEAHSGSVESAGKNVQENGCTNVRCIEMDIKNIHLVQLPDRPTDVILDPPRSGMIPKAIRRLLQRQPDHIVYVSCNPKQFGMELSQFRDAGYEVTSAAIFDLFPQTPHAELVTELSRVS
- a CDS encoding DinB family protein — translated: MDQEFETYIKEGIMSDLAKLSAGQQPEWGVLTPQHMIEHVIGSWRISNGRSKAPLAIREDAIPERLEFLQSNKPFERGIRNPIMPAGLWPLRKPGLKEATEQLADEIREFFVFHRTHPDVRPIHPLFGPLNREQWLRFQYKHLKHHFSQFGIPFYKP